The following proteins are encoded in a genomic region of Rubrobacter xylanophilus DSM 9941:
- the glyA gene encoding serine hydroxymethyltransferase, protein MIGPYTEVVDAEVQEALDGELERQRTTIELIASENFASPAVLAAQGSVMTNKYAEGYPGRRYYGGCEFMDRVELLAINRAKELFGAEHVNVQPHSGSQANEAAYATLIEPGDKVLSMDLAHGGHLTHGMKINFSGRTYEFVHYGVGEDGFIDYDRVREIALRERPRLILAGASAYPRVLHFDRFREIADEVGAYFMADMAHVAGLVAGGVHPSPVPHCEVVTTTTHKTLRGARGGMVLCREEFASRLGSRVFPGLQGGPLMHAIAGKAVALGEALRPEFKDYARRIVENARALAEGLMEGGLKLVSGGTDNHMMLVDLRGSGITGKELEQRLESVGVTCNKNMVPGDPEPPTVTSGVRLGTPAMTTRGMGPGEMREIADIIVRAARGETDGLRRRVLALTEAFPLYA, encoded by the coding sequence ATGATAGGACCCTACACCGAGGTAGTAGACGCCGAGGTCCAGGAGGCGCTCGACGGGGAGCTGGAGCGCCAGCGGACCACCATAGAGCTCATCGCCAGCGAGAACTTCGCCTCCCCCGCGGTGCTGGCGGCCCAGGGCTCGGTGATGACCAACAAGTACGCCGAGGGGTATCCGGGGAGGCGCTACTACGGCGGCTGCGAGTTCATGGACCGGGTCGAGCTGCTTGCGATAAACCGGGCGAAGGAGCTCTTCGGGGCCGAGCACGTCAACGTCCAGCCGCACTCGGGCAGCCAGGCCAACGAGGCCGCCTACGCGACCCTCATAGAGCCCGGCGACAAGGTGCTGAGCATGGACCTTGCGCACGGCGGGCACCTCACCCACGGGATGAAGATCAACTTCAGCGGCCGCACCTACGAGTTCGTCCACTACGGGGTGGGGGAGGACGGGTTCATAGACTACGACCGGGTGCGCGAGATCGCGCTGCGCGAGCGGCCCCGCCTCATCCTCGCGGGGGCCAGCGCCTACCCCCGCGTCCTGCACTTCGACCGGTTCCGCGAGATCGCCGACGAGGTGGGCGCCTACTTCATGGCGGACATGGCCCACGTTGCGGGGCTGGTGGCGGGCGGGGTGCACCCCTCGCCGGTGCCCCACTGCGAGGTCGTCACCACCACCACCCACAAGACGCTGCGCGGGGCCCGGGGCGGGATGGTCCTCTGCCGCGAGGAGTTCGCCTCCCGGCTCGGCAGCCGCGTCTTCCCGGGCTTGCAGGGGGGGCCGCTGATGCACGCCATCGCGGGCAAGGCGGTGGCCCTCGGCGAGGCGCTGCGGCCGGAGTTCAAGGACTACGCCCGCAGGATCGTGGAGAACGCGCGGGCGCTGGCCGAAGGGCTCATGGAGGGCGGGCTGAAGCTCGTCTCCGGCGGCACCGACAACCACATGATGCTCGTGGACCTGCGGGGCAGCGGCATCACCGGCAAGGAACTGGAGCAGCGGCTGGAGTCCGTCGGGGTGACCTGCAACAAGAACATGGTCCCCGGAGACCCCGAGCCCCCCACCGTCACCAGCGGGGTGCGGCTCGGCACCCCCGCCATGACCACCCGGGGGATGGGGCCGGGGGAGATGCGCGAGATCGCGGACATCATCGTCCGGGCGGCCCGCGGTGAGACCGATGGCCTGCGCAGGCGGGTCCTTGCCCTCACCGAGGCCTTCCCGCTGTATGCCTGA
- a CDS encoding L-threonylcarbamoyladenylate synthase, translating to MRAATPQEAAAAIREGAVALVPTETVVGLVASEAGLERIYEIKVRERGKPIALLCRSAEEAFSLAAKVPPLARTLADLYWPGPLTLVLDRPGGGTIGLRVPRGRVRDVLDAYGGPLYATSANISGERDPRALDEVDPRVKEKVDVVVEGEPGGGQASAVVDLSGGGVRLLRAAEHLTEERLARLAEEGGGR from the coding sequence ATGAGGGCCGCCACCCCCCAGGAGGCCGCCGCGGCTATCCGGGAGGGCGCCGTGGCGCTGGTCCCCACCGAGACGGTCGTCGGGCTGGTCGCCTCGGAGGCCGGGCTCGAGAGGATCTACGAGATCAAAGTCCGCGAGCGCGGCAAGCCCATAGCCCTCCTCTGCCGCTCCGCCGAAGAGGCCTTCTCGCTCGCCGCAAAGGTCCCGCCCCTCGCCAGAACCCTCGCGGACCTCTACTGGCCGGGCCCCCTCACCCTCGTCCTCGACCGGCCCGGCGGAGGCACCATCGGACTGCGCGTCCCCCGCGGCCGGGTGCGGGACGTCCTCGACGCCTACGGGGGGCCGCTCTACGCCACCAGCGCCAACATCTCCGGAGAGCGCGACCCTAGAGCTCTGGATGAGGTTGATCCCAGGGTGAAGGAGAAGGTTGACGTTGTGGTGGAGGGTGAGCCCGGCGGGGGACAGGCCTCCGCGGTGGTCGACCTGAGCGGCGGCGGGGTGCGGCTCCTGCGCGCCGCGGAGCACCTCACCGAGGAGCGTCTGGCGCGGCTGGCGGAGGAGGGCGGGGGCCGCTAG
- the prmC gene encoding peptide chain release factor N(5)-glutamine methyltransferase has protein sequence MRAATRTLREAGVPEPEASAQVLMSELLGVRRGEVLLREEPLSPEDAARYERWISRRLKREPVQRILGYAYFRNLKLYLNEDTLIPRPDTESVVEAALERIDARPLRVLDIGTGSGAIAIAIAQERPGCEVHATDISRRALEIARRNADLNGARVRFHLADLVSGLRLPGGVDLLVSNPPYVDVRGAQRRLAPEVREWDPPIALYSGEDEYAFFRRIFEETPEVLKEEADVVLEVGDGQSQKVLEMGEERGFRPLGTRRDLAGDVRAVLLRWEGGR, from the coding sequence GTGCGTGCGGCTACCCGCACCCTGAGGGAGGCGGGGGTCCCGGAGCCGGAGGCCTCCGCGCAGGTGCTCATGTCCGAGCTCCTCGGGGTGCGCAGGGGCGAGGTTCTCCTCCGCGAGGAACCGCTCTCCCCCGAGGACGCCGCGCGGTACGAGCGGTGGATCTCCCGCCGCCTCAAGCGCGAGCCCGTGCAGCGCATCCTGGGCTACGCCTACTTCAGGAACCTCAAGCTCTACCTGAACGAGGACACCCTTATCCCGCGCCCCGACACCGAGAGCGTGGTGGAGGCGGCGCTGGAGCGGATCGACGCCCGCCCCTTGCGGGTGTTGGACATCGGGACCGGCTCCGGCGCGATCGCCATAGCCATCGCCCAGGAGCGTCCCGGCTGCGAGGTGCACGCCACGGATATCTCGCGGAGGGCGCTGGAGATCGCCCGCCGCAACGCGGATCTGAACGGGGCGCGGGTCCGCTTCCACCTCGCGGACCTCGTGAGCGGGCTGCGCCTGCCCGGCGGGGTGGACCTCCTCGTCTCGAACCCTCCCTACGTGGACGTGCGCGGCGCCCAGCGGCGGCTCGCCCCCGAGGTCCGGGAGTGGGACCCCCCCATCGCGCTCTACAGCGGCGAGGACGAGTACGCTTTCTTCCGCAGGATCTTTGAGGAGACCCCAGAGGTGCTGAAGGAGGAGGCCGACGTGGTGCTCGAGGTCGGCGACGGGCAGTCGCAGAAGGTGCTCGAGATGGGAGAGGAGCGGGGCTTCAGGCCGCTCGGCACCCGCAGGGATCTCGCGGGGGACGTCCGGGCGGTGCTCCTGAGGTGGGAGGGAGGAAGATGA
- the prfA gene encoding peptide chain release factor 1: MDEQVVKLAKETVARYRELTEELSDPAIFNDQRRYAEVAREHSRMRRGAELSERFLEALREEREARELIPAAESAEEREFFAGEAREAGRRAGELAEEIRSELIDRDPNDDKDVILEIRAGTGGDEAALFAGDLYEMYARYADRLGFRHRVLDASPAEVGGYKEIIVEIEGDGAYSVFKHEGGTHRVQRVPKTESQGRIHTSTATVAVLPEAEEVEVEINPNDLEIDVYRSSGPGGQSVNTTDSAVRITHKPTGLVVTCQNEKSQLQNKEQALRILRSRLLEREMRERQEREGQMRLAQFGSGDRSAKIRTYNFPQGRITDHRVGLTVHNLEAVLGGELEEFTKALAAKERADRLAASATGSPG; the protein is encoded by the coding sequence GTGGACGAGCAGGTCGTCAAGCTGGCAAAGGAGACGGTGGCGCGCTACAGGGAGCTCACGGAGGAGCTCTCCGACCCGGCCATCTTCAACGACCAGCGCCGCTACGCCGAGGTCGCCCGGGAGCACTCCCGGATGCGGCGCGGGGCCGAGCTGAGCGAGCGCTTTCTCGAGGCGTTGCGGGAGGAGCGGGAGGCCCGGGAGCTGATCCCGGCCGCCGAGAGCGCCGAGGAGCGGGAGTTCTTCGCCGGGGAGGCCCGGGAGGCCGGGAGGCGGGCGGGGGAGCTGGCCGAGGAGATAAGATCGGAGCTCATCGACCGCGACCCGAACGACGACAAGGACGTGATCCTGGAGATCCGGGCCGGGACCGGCGGGGACGAGGCGGCGCTGTTCGCCGGCGACCTCTACGAGATGTACGCCCGCTACGCGGATAGGCTGGGCTTCAGGCACCGGGTGCTGGACGCCAGCCCGGCCGAGGTCGGCGGGTACAAGGAGATCATCGTGGAGATCGAGGGCGACGGCGCCTATTCGGTCTTCAAGCACGAGGGCGGCACCCACCGGGTCCAGAGGGTCCCCAAGACCGAGAGCCAGGGGCGGATACACACCTCCACCGCCACGGTGGCCGTGCTGCCGGAGGCCGAGGAGGTGGAGGTCGAGATAAACCCGAACGACCTGGAGATAGACGTCTACCGCTCCAGCGGCCCCGGCGGGCAGAGCGTGAACACCACCGACTCGGCGGTCAGGATCACCCACAAGCCGACGGGCCTGGTGGTCACCTGCCAGAACGAGAAGAGCCAGCTGCAGAACAAGGAGCAGGCCCTGAGGATCCTCCGCTCCCGCCTGCTGGAGCGCGAGATGCGCGAGCGCCAGGAGAGGGAGGGCCAGATGCGGCTGGCGCAGTTCGGCTCTGGCGACAGGTCGGCCAAGATCCGCACCTACAACTTCCCGCAGGGCAGGATCACGGACCACCGCGTCGGCCTCACCGTCCACAACCTGGAGGCGGTGCTGGGCGGCGAGCTGGAGGAGTTCACCAAGGCCCTGGCCGCCAAGGAGCGGGCCGACCGGCTGGCGGCCTCCGCGACCGGAAGCCCTGGCTGA
- a CDS encoding DUF1385 domain-containing protein, producing MRVGGQAVMEGVLMRSPNFWGMAVRTPEGELDLRAERFRSITRRSRLFRLPVVRGFLSLAETLWLGMRALTISTNIALGEDEELSKKEIAATLLFALALGVALFLVAPVLGTKGLGSLVGGIEHPVLFNLVEGVIRVAIFIAYLLVITAASRDIKRFFAYHGAEHKAIKVYERGEELVPENARRLDTSHVRCGTSFILYVLVLSILVFSLLGVEGWLYMVASRVVVIPLVAGLAFEFIMWSARHQDNALVRALVWPGLQLQRLTTREPTDEMVEVAMASLKKVLAMEEEARIRPDETSKLVI from the coding sequence ATGAGGGTCGGCGGGCAGGCGGTTATGGAGGGGGTCCTGATGCGCTCCCCCAACTTCTGGGGGATGGCGGTCAGGACGCCGGAGGGGGAGCTGGACCTGAGGGCCGAGCGCTTCCGCTCGATCACCCGCAGGAGCCGGCTCTTCCGGCTGCCGGTCGTCCGGGGCTTCCTCTCGCTCGCCGAGACCCTCTGGCTCGGCATGCGGGCGCTGACCATCTCCACCAACATAGCGCTCGGCGAGGACGAGGAGCTCTCCAAGAAGGAGATCGCGGCCACCCTGCTGTTCGCGCTGGCGCTGGGGGTTGCCCTGTTCCTGGTGGCCCCGGTGCTAGGGACCAAGGGCCTCGGCTCCCTGGTGGGCGGGATAGAGCACCCGGTGCTCTTCAACCTGGTGGAGGGCGTGATCCGGGTGGCGATCTTTATCGCCTACCTGCTGGTCATCACCGCCGCAAGCCGGGACATCAAGCGCTTCTTCGCCTACCACGGGGCCGAGCACAAGGCGATAAAGGTCTACGAGCGGGGCGAGGAGCTTGTCCCGGAGAACGCCCGGAGGCTGGACACCAGCCACGTGCGCTGCGGGACCAGCTTTATCCTGTACGTGCTGGTGCTCTCCATCCTGGTGTTCTCGCTGCTGGGGGTGGAGGGCTGGCTGTACATGGTGGCGAGCCGGGTGGTCGTGATCCCGCTGGTAGCCGGGCTGGCCTTTGAGTTCATCATGTGGAGCGCCCGGCACCAGGACAACGCGCTGGTGCGGGCGCTGGTGTGGCCCGGGCTCCAGCTGCAGAGGCTGACCACCCGCGAGCCGACCGACGAGATGGTCGAGGTGGCGATGGCCTCGCTGAAGAAGGTGCTCGCGATGGAGGAAGAGGCCAGGATAAGGCCTGACGAGACGAGCAAGCTGGTGATATAG
- a CDS encoding type B 50S ribosomal protein L31: MKKGIHPEYRPVVFRDAGADFAFLTRSTVETNKTIEWEDGNTYPLVELDISSASHPFYTGRQRIVDTGGRVQRFESRRRRRQQQSGEQG; the protein is encoded by the coding sequence GTGAAGAAGGGCATACATCCCGAGTACCGGCCGGTGGTCTTCCGGGACGCCGGCGCGGATTTCGCCTTCCTGACCCGCTCGACGGTGGAGACGAACAAGACCATCGAGTGGGAGGACGGCAACACCTACCCGCTGGTGGAGCTGGACATCTCCAGCGCCAGCCACCCGTTCTACACCGGGAGGCAGCGGATCGTGGACACCGGCGGCCGGGTGCAGAGGTTCGAGAGCCGCCGGCGCCGGCGGCAGCAGCAGAGCGGCGAGCAGGGCTAG
- the rho gene encoding transcription termination factor Rho, protein MTELATLERKRLSDLHQIASQLGIEHYRKYRKAELAELIYKVATQQAAEQQRAGENPGSAGAVAEAPAANGGEEQAAPEARTQTDAFGEADTAVVERPEEVEKRRQEQQQRQRREQPPAEQEGRERDESLVQSGVLDVLPDGFGFLRTSGYSQSKNDVYISTSQIKRFNLRRGDYIVGQIRPARNGEKYPAMVRIETINGREAQKGRWRPNFDDLTPLYPMERLRLEWKPNDIAPRVIDLVAPIGKGQRGLIVSPPKAGKTTILKQIAQSIAANYPEVRLFVLLADERPEEVTDWERSVREAEVVASTFDQPAENHIAVAELVLERVKRLVEEGEDVVVLLDSITRLARAYNLAAPASGRILSGGVDSAALYPPKKFFGAARNIENGGSLTILASALIDTGSRMDEVIYEEFKGTGNMEIHLDRKLANRRIYPAINIEDSGTRKEELLMEPAEAQRVWQVRNILNALDTAAKIELLIQKLKETRTNAEFLRQLQRVRS, encoded by the coding sequence ATGACCGAACTGGCTACCCTGGAACGGAAGAGGCTCAGCGATCTGCACCAGATCGCCTCGCAGCTCGGCATCGAGCACTACCGCAAGTACCGCAAGGCCGAGCTTGCCGAGCTGATCTACAAGGTCGCGACCCAGCAGGCCGCCGAGCAGCAGCGGGCCGGGGAGAACCCGGGCTCTGCCGGGGCGGTGGCCGAGGCCCCCGCCGCAAACGGCGGGGAGGAGCAGGCCGCGCCCGAGGCCCGGACGCAGACCGACGCCTTCGGCGAGGCGGACACGGCCGTCGTGGAGCGGCCCGAGGAGGTGGAGAAGCGCCGTCAGGAGCAGCAGCAGCGCCAGCGGCGCGAGCAGCCGCCCGCCGAGCAGGAGGGCAGGGAGAGGGACGAGTCGCTCGTCCAGAGCGGCGTTCTCGACGTCCTGCCCGACGGCTTCGGTTTCCTCCGCACCAGCGGCTACAGCCAGAGCAAGAACGACGTCTACATCTCCACCAGCCAGATAAAGCGCTTCAACCTCCGGCGCGGCGACTACATCGTCGGGCAGATCCGGCCGGCGCGCAACGGGGAGAAGTACCCGGCGATGGTCCGGATAGAGACCATCAACGGCCGGGAGGCCCAGAAGGGCCGGTGGCGGCCGAACTTCGACGACCTGACGCCGCTCTACCCGATGGAGCGGCTCCGGCTGGAGTGGAAGCCCAACGACATCGCGCCGCGGGTCATAGACCTGGTGGCGCCCATCGGCAAAGGCCAGCGGGGCCTCATCGTCTCCCCGCCCAAGGCGGGCAAGACGACCATCCTCAAGCAGATCGCCCAGTCCATCGCGGCCAACTACCCGGAGGTGCGCCTGTTCGTGCTGCTGGCCGACGAGCGGCCGGAGGAGGTGACCGACTGGGAGCGCAGCGTCCGGGAGGCCGAGGTGGTCGCCTCCACCTTCGACCAGCCGGCCGAGAACCACATAGCGGTGGCCGAGCTGGTGCTGGAGCGGGTCAAGCGGCTGGTGGAGGAGGGCGAGGACGTGGTGGTGCTCCTCGACTCCATCACCCGTCTGGCCCGGGCGTACAACCTCGCGGCCCCCGCCTCCGGGCGCATCCTCTCCGGCGGCGTGGACTCGGCGGCGCTCTACCCGCCCAAGAAGTTCTTCGGGGCGGCGAGGAACATAGAGAACGGCGGGTCGCTCACCATCCTGGCCAGCGCGCTCATCGACACCGGCAGCCGGATGGACGAGGTGATCTACGAGGAGTTCAAGGGCACGGGCAACATGGAGATCCACCTGGACCGCAAGCTGGCGAACCGGAGGATCTACCCGGCCATCAACATCGAGGACTCCGGCACCCGCAAGGAGGAGCTGCTGATGGAGCCGGCCGAGGCCCAGAGGGTCTGGCAGGTGCGCAACATCCTGAACGCCCTGGACACCGCGGCCAAGATAGAGCTGCTCATTCAGAAGCTGAAGGAGACGCGCACCAACGCGGAGTTCCTGCGGCAGCTGCAGCGGGTCCGCAGCTAG
- a CDS encoding fructose-bisphosphatase class II: protein MGAGALEYAAVTERVALRVARLEGSGDAGKAYALAAKTFREELRGMPVAGRVALLREHHVDEQGRSRPLKEEAGTLRAGDVVGSGRVRVDLAVEPVEGLSLLVKGQEGAISAIAAAPEGTMLRMPDMYMSKLIVGPRARGHIDIDAPAAENVEAIAAALGRRASEITVVVLDRDRHRELIEEIRRTGARIHMRPEGDLTPSIAVGLRDSDVHAVIGIGGAPEGVLAAAVVKCLGGEIQARMWPVNRSQVERLREYGLADPERKLTTDDLISGDDVVFAATGLTSGETLAGVRYFRGGARTHTVVMSTRPRMIRFIDTIHALEPDAGLQGFQR, encoded by the coding sequence GTGGGGGCCGGGGCCCTCGAGTACGCCGCCGTGACCGAGCGGGTCGCGCTGCGCGTCGCCCGGCTGGAGGGTTCCGGGGACGCCGGGAAGGCCTACGCCCTGGCGGCGAAGACCTTCCGGGAGGAGCTGCGGGGCATGCCGGTGGCGGGCAGGGTGGCCCTGCTGCGCGAGCACCACGTGGACGAGCAGGGCCGGTCCAGGCCCCTCAAGGAGGAGGCCGGCACCCTGCGGGCGGGGGACGTCGTGGGCAGCGGCAGGGTCCGGGTGGACCTCGCGGTCGAGCCCGTGGAGGGGCTCTCGCTGCTCGTCAAGGGGCAGGAGGGGGCCATCTCCGCCATAGCCGCCGCCCCCGAGGGGACCATGCTCCGGATGCCGGACATGTACATGAGCAAGCTCATCGTCGGCCCGCGGGCCCGCGGCCACATCGACATCGACGCCCCGGCGGCCGAGAACGTCGAGGCCATAGCCGCGGCGCTCGGCCGCCGGGCCTCGGAGATAACCGTCGTCGTTCTGGACCGCGACCGGCACCGGGAGCTCATCGAGGAGATCCGGCGCACCGGCGCCAGGATCCACATGCGCCCCGAGGGCGACCTCACCCCCTCCATAGCCGTGGGGCTCAGGGACTCCGACGTCCACGCCGTGATCGGCATCGGAGGGGCCCCGGAGGGGGTTCTCGCCGCCGCGGTCGTGAAGTGCCTCGGCGGCGAGATACAGGCCCGGATGTGGCCCGTGAACCGCTCGCAGGTCGAGCGCCTGCGGGAGTACGGGCTCGCGGACCCCGAGCGCAAGCTCACCACCGACGACCTCATAAGCGGCGACGACGTGGTCTTCGCGGCCACCGGGCTCACCTCCGGGGAGACCCTGGCGGGGGTGCGGTACTTCCGGGGCGGGGCGCGCACCCACACCGTGGTGATGTCCACCCGCCCGCGTATGATAAGATTTATAGACACCATCCACGCCCTCGAACCCGATGCGGGCCTGCAAGGATTCCAGCGTTGA
- a CDS encoding cyclic 2,3-phosphoglycerate synthetase, which yields MRTLFLIDGEHYPPVVLDAMRRVREQLGAKGVAAAFLGGTEKIGEGADYGLPLVAAEDPVSAVRQALERYGVEAVVDLSDEPVVGYRERMRIASLALAAGARYVGSDFELRPPEMRRVPGKPSLAVIGTGKRVGKTAVTGYLARLLDREGFRPAVVSMGRGGPPEPEVLEGRRLEVGSDYLLRALERGAHAASDYYETAALSRVTTVGCRRCGGGLAGEPFVSNVLEGARIAAGLDTGITVFDGSGAAIPPVEVDRRVLVAGAHQDPEYVAGYLGAYRLLISDLLVLTMAEEPMAPPGRVEELVRRVREVRPDLPVIPAVFRPRPVGEVRGMRVAYVSTAPPAVLKRLAGHLEEGYGCEVVAVSGNLSNRSKLAEDLEGMPGVDAYLTEIKAAAVDVVTRRGAEEGRRVIYCDNDPVAEGLDGALLRLARAAGRGRSGDRGV from the coding sequence TTGCGCACCCTCTTCCTCATAGACGGCGAGCACTACCCCCCCGTGGTGCTGGACGCCATGCGGCGCGTCCGGGAGCAGCTCGGCGCCAAAGGGGTCGCCGCCGCCTTTCTGGGCGGGACGGAGAAGATCGGGGAGGGCGCGGACTACGGTCTGCCGCTCGTGGCGGCGGAGGACCCCGTCTCGGCCGTGCGCCAGGCGCTCGAGCGTTACGGGGTGGAGGCCGTGGTGGACCTCTCCGACGAGCCGGTCGTGGGCTACCGGGAGCGGATGCGGATCGCCTCGCTCGCCCTGGCCGCCGGCGCCCGCTACGTCGGCAGCGACTTCGAGCTGCGCCCGCCCGAGATGCGCCGGGTGCCCGGAAAACCCTCCCTCGCCGTGATCGGCACGGGCAAGCGCGTGGGGAAGACCGCCGTGACCGGCTACCTGGCCCGGCTTCTGGACCGCGAGGGCTTCCGGCCCGCGGTGGTCTCCATGGGACGCGGGGGTCCGCCGGAGCCCGAGGTGCTGGAGGGGCGCCGGCTGGAGGTGGGCAGCGACTACCTGCTCCGGGCGCTCGAGCGCGGGGCCCACGCCGCGAGCGACTACTACGAGACCGCCGCCCTCAGCCGGGTCACCACGGTGGGGTGCCGCCGGTGCGGCGGGGGGCTGGCGGGCGAGCCCTTCGTCTCCAACGTGCTGGAGGGGGCCCGGATAGCCGCGGGGCTGGACACCGGGATCACGGTCTTCGACGGCTCGGGGGCTGCGATCCCGCCGGTCGAGGTGGACCGGCGGGTCCTGGTGGCCGGGGCGCACCAGGACCCGGAGTACGTGGCCGGCTATCTCGGGGCCTACCGCCTCCTGATCTCCGACCTTCTCGTCCTCACGATGGCCGAGGAGCCGATGGCCCCGCCCGGCAGGGTCGAGGAGCTTGTGCGTCGGGTGCGGGAGGTCCGGCCGGACCTCCCCGTCATCCCGGCGGTCTTCCGCCCGCGGCCCGTGGGGGAGGTGCGGGGGATGAGGGTCGCCTACGTCTCCACCGCCCCGCCCGCGGTGCTGAAGCGGCTCGCCGGGCACCTGGAGGAGGGGTACGGCTGCGAGGTCGTCGCCGTCTCCGGCAACCTCTCCAACCGCAGCAAGCTCGCCGAAGACCTCGAGGGGATGCCCGGGGTGGACGCCTACCTCACCGAGATAAAGGCCGCCGCCGTCGACGTCGTCACCCGCCGCGGGGCCGAGGAGGGTCGGCGCGTGATCTACTGCGACAACGACCCCGTCGCGGAGGGGCTCGACGGCGCCCTGCTGCGCCTGGCCCGCGCGGCCGGCCGTGGTCGCTCCGGGGACCGTGGTGTATAA
- a CDS encoding metallophosphoesterase family protein, whose translation MSTQGRLTICQISDIHCGSPYFIPDLLERSILEINDLDPTAVVVSGDLTNAGYRQEYEQAAEYIRRFRCEHLMVIPGNHDSRNVGYVHFERLFGERYSVIDFEDAIMVGVDSSEPDLNDGRVGREHYGFIHESFAGAEEKLKIFVVHHHLIPIPGTGRERNIVFDAGDVLELLADTEVDLVLSGHKHVPYSWRLENMFIVNAGTASTTRLRGNTRPCYNIIEVENERVRVFRKYPFRERELVVDFNAETHEYYHYEEIQGDGRPGNRRQRRLIT comes from the coding sequence ATGAGCACCCAGGGACGCCTCACCATCTGCCAGATCTCGGACATCCACTGCGGGAGCCCGTACTTCATACCGGACCTGCTGGAGCGCTCCATCCTGGAGATAAACGACCTCGACCCCACGGCGGTCGTGGTCTCCGGGGACCTCACCAACGCCGGCTACCGGCAGGAGTACGAGCAGGCGGCCGAGTACATCCGCCGCTTCCGCTGCGAGCACCTGATGGTGATTCCCGGCAACCACGACTCGCGCAACGTGGGCTACGTGCACTTCGAGCGGCTCTTCGGGGAGCGCTACTCCGTCATAGACTTCGAGGACGCCATCATGGTCGGGGTGGACTCCTCCGAGCCCGACCTCAACGACGGCCGGGTGGGGCGCGAGCACTACGGCTTTATCCACGAGAGCTTCGCCGGGGCGGAGGAGAAGCTCAAGATCTTCGTGGTCCACCACCACCTCATCCCCATCCCCGGCACCGGCCGGGAGCGGAACATCGTCTTCGACGCGGGGGACGTGCTGGAGCTGCTGGCGGACACCGAGGTGGACCTGGTGCTCTCCGGCCACAAGCACGTGCCCTACTCGTGGCGGCTCGAGAACATGTTCATCGTCAACGCCGGGACCGCCTCCACCACCCGCCTGCGGGGCAACACCCGGCCCTGCTACAACATCATCGAGGTCGAGAACGAGCGGGTGAGGGTGTTCCGCAAGTACCCCTTCCGCGAGCGGGAGCTGGTCGTGGACTTCAACGCCGAGACCCACGAGTACTACCACTACGAGGAGATCCAGGGCGACGGCCGCCCCGGCAACCGCCGGCAGCGGCGTCTGATCACCTGA